Genomic segment of Clostridia bacterium:
TACGCAGGGGAGGTTGCTTAGGCAGCACCGGCATTAACCCGCTGATGGCCGCGGCTTCTTCAAGGGTGGTTACCTGTTGACCCGGGTCTTCCTCCACCACCCGGTATCCTTCCGGCACCTGGTAAGCGAATATTTCGGAAGGAATGGGGAGATTGGGCTCAAAACGGACGAAGGTATAAGTGGTTTGCAAGGCTTTTTGCATGGCTGTTTGCAGCTGCACGGGCAAGTAAGTTTCCCGATCCACCCACAGGTAGTATTCCTCTCCCCCCGGCGGGGCAACGGCCAGTTTCACCGCCTCCCGCCCGGCAATCAGTTCCGTTCCCAAGGTGGCGTAGGGATATTGCTTAGCCCGCTTGGCCTCATCCCGCAAGTCGAAACTGTCTTTCGTGGGGTCCGGCAAAAGGGGCAAAAGGACCACTTCCCGCTCCTCGTGATTAACCTGCCACTTGCGCCGGCCGTCGTTGACCGTCAGGGTGCCGTCATCCTGCTTGATGGCGTATTGGTCCCCTTGGTACCAGAGCTCCACCCGGCGCACCAACCATTCCTCCCCGGCGGCATTCCTCATCCGCACTTCCATGATGCCGTAATAATTGTTCAGTTTGGCCACTGCCCTTTCCATGGCGTAAACCACATCCCGGTTGACTATACCCAACAGGCTAACCAGCACCACCGCCAGCAGGCAAGCCGCCACCGCCGTCAAGGGCAGCCATTTTTTGAGAATAGATTGTTCCGTGGTCTTAACCGGCTGCCGCAAAGCTGCTTGCTTTGCTTCTTGAACTTTGCCGGCTACAGCCTGGGCCAATTTCCTGGGATAGTCTTCACCGGGCAGGCTGGGTGCCCGCAAAGTGCGAACCAGGTGAACGGCTTCTACCAGCATCCCTAATTCCGGGTCTTGGTCCGTTGCTTCAATGGCGGGCTTACGTTCATCATTTAATGCATCTATATAGTCGGAAATCCGTTCTTCAATACTTTTATTGGTCATTGTTCTCCCTCCTTTTCACGGTTGGAGGTCTTTGAGGTGTGCCCTCATCTAAAATCTCAGCCAGTGCTTTCAAGGCCCGGTATTGGGCCGTCCGGACCGCTCCTTCCGTCTTCCCCAGCAGCCTGGCTGTTTCAGCCACCGAGTAGCCTTTGATGATTCTCAAATCAATAATAGCCTGCTGTTCCCGGCTGAGCTTGATCAGGGCGCTTTCCAGCAGCAGGCGCTGGGCTGTTTCACTTTGCTTGTCATCGCAGGCCACCTCTGCAGGATCAATGTCGTCAAGGTCAATCGATACCCCCGCACGCCTCCTCTGCCGCCACCGGTCCCGAATCAGATTAAGAGACACTGTCTTCATAAAAGCCAGCAGGTTTTCCGGGGGAAAGGTGCTTTTTTGAAAGTACTTTAAACTCTTGACATAGGTCTCCTGGGTGATATCTTCTGCTTCCTCCCGGTTTTGCACTTTATAATAAATGAAACGATAAAGGGGTTCCCAGGTAGCCAGGCATATCTTTTCTACGGCCTCCCGGTCACCGTCGCTGGCTCTCTTAAACACATCTGCAGACAACACAAGTCCTACACCTT
This window contains:
- a CDS encoding sigma-70 family RNA polymerase sigma factor, with translation MPAGKKEGVGLVLSADVFKRASDGDREAVEKICLATWEPLYRFIYYKVQNREEAEDITQETYVKSLKYFQKSTFPPENLLAFMKTVSLNLIRDRWRQRRRAGVSIDLDDIDPAEVACDDKQSETAQRLLLESALIKLSREQQAIIDLRIIKGYSVAETARLLGKTEGAVRTAQYRALKALAEILDEGTPQRPPTVKRRENNDQ